Proteins found in one bacterium genomic segment:
- a CDS encoding UvrB/UvrC motif-containing protein has translation MYWANFLHIYQPPTQKPIWVKRIADESYRKILAELKKAPQVKTTLNINGILCELLDKNNCRDVISDIKFLAQRGQIELTGSAKYHAFLPKLPSSEIIRQIKLNEETLKKYFGSAWQRRGFFPPEMAYSKKVAEAAKKLGYRYILVDELAFPSVQVKKVYQENQIKADQIYEIKGLKDFFVFFRERNFSFRILSAQIGVVSVLLRELGERLSKNEYLFTAMDGETFGHHRPGLEKLLFEISTSPQLKTVTISELISSFPKREVVEPRDSTWALVPHDLARKLPYARWADPKNKIQVWQWQLTNLALKAVKKKKCQKARNLLDAALHSDQYWWASARPWWSLEMIERGAKELKDTVLIAPGSSVQDKKSAQDLYEKIIFTGFEWQRSGLVDEISRQEDEETRERLEEKEKLFITEEEYEKMIETLREQMYAAAKNEEYHRAGMIQDRIRELKEEMKKNP, from the coding sequence ATGTACTGGGCTAATTTTTTGCACATTTATCAGCCGCCGACGCAAAAACCAATTTGGGTCAAAAGAATTGCCGATGAATCTTATCGTAAAATTCTCGCCGAGTTAAAAAAAGCGCCTCAGGTTAAAACTACTTTAAATATAAACGGCATTTTATGCGAGCTGTTGGATAAAAATAATTGCCGCGATGTTATCTCCGATATTAAATTTTTGGCCCAAAGAGGTCAGATTGAATTGACCGGCAGCGCCAAATACCACGCTTTTTTGCCGAAACTGCCGTCGTCGGAAATTATCAGACAGATAAAATTAAACGAAGAAACCCTGAAAAAATATTTTGGCTCCGCTTGGCAACGAAGAGGTTTTTTCCCGCCGGAAATGGCTTATTCTAAAAAAGTAGCCGAGGCAGCCAAAAAATTGGGCTACCGATATATTTTAGTTGATGAGTTGGCGTTTCCGAGTGTTCAGGTTAAAAAAGTTTATCAGGAAAATCAGATTAAAGCCGACCAAATTTATGAAATCAAAGGGCTGAAAGATTTTTTCGTGTTTTTCAGGGAAAGAAATTTTTCTTTTCGGATTTTATCGGCTCAAATTGGCGTTGTTTCCGTTCTTTTGCGCGAATTAGGAGAACGGCTTTCCAAAAATGAGTATTTGTTTACGGCGATGGACGGCGAAACTTTCGGGCATCATCGTCCCGGCTTGGAAAAATTACTTTTTGAAATTTCCACCAGCCCTCAATTAAAAACGGTTACGATTTCCGAACTTATTTCTTCATTCCCGAAAAGAGAAGTGGTTGAACCTAGAGATTCAACCTGGGCTTTGGTGCCTCATGATTTGGCCAGAAAATTGCCTTATGCCCGCTGGGCTGACCCCAAAAATAAAATTCAGGTCTGGCAGTGGCAATTAACAAATCTTGCCCTGAAGGCGGTTAAAAAGAAAAAATGTCAAAAAGCCAGAAATCTTTTGGATGCCGCTCTGCATTCAGACCAGTATTGGTGGGCTTCGGCGCGTCCCTGGTGGAGTTTGGAAATGATTGAGCGGGGCGCCAAGGAATTGAAAGATACGGTTTTAATTGCCCCGGGTTCGTCCGTTCAAGACAAAAAATCAGCCCAAGATTTATATGAAAAAATTATTTTTACCGGCTTTGAATGGCAGCGTTCCGGCTTGGTTGATGAAATCTCCCGGCAAGAAGATGAAGAAACGAGAGAACGATTAGAGGAGAAAGAAAAACTTTTTATCACCGAAGAGGAATACGAAAAAATGATTGAGACCTTAAGAGAGCAAATGTACGCCGCCGCCAAAAACGAAGAATATCACCGAGCCGGGATGATTCAGGACCGGATCAGGGAATTAAAAGAAGAAATGAAGAAAAACCCTTAA
- a CDS encoding RpiB/LacA/LacB family sugar-phosphate isomerase — translation MIIFIGADHRGFNLKEKLKQFISNRGYTVDDKGNDHYDEVDDYPDFVAAVAQEVAQDPDNRRGILICGSGVGIDVTANKFSRIRSALANNPDQAFSSRNDVDANVLCLAADFLDEEQAKKILSVWLQTPFSKEERHKRRLKKIAEIEASN, via the coding sequence ATGATAATTTTTATCGGCGCCGACCATCGGGGTTTCAATCTTAAGGAAAAATTAAAACAATTTATTTCAAATCGGGGGTACACCGTGGACGACAAGGGTAACGACCATTACGACGAGGTTGATGATTATCCCGATTTTGTCGCCGCAGTGGCTCAGGAAGTGGCCCAGGACCCGGACAACAGGCGGGGGATTTTGATTTGCGGTTCAGGCGTGGGCATAGACGTAACGGCTAATAAATTTAGCCGCATTCGCTCGGCTTTGGCCAATAATCCCGACCAGGCCTTTTCCAGCCGTAATGATGTTGACGCTAATGTTTTATGTTTGGCGGCCGATTTTTTGGACGAAGAACAAGCTAAAAAAATCTTAAGCGTTTGGCTGCAGACGCCTTTTTCTAAAGAAGAACGCCATAAAAGACGATTAAAAAAAATTGCCGAAATAGAAGCGAGTAATTAG
- a CDS encoding ribulose-phosphate 3-epimerase, with translation MLVIPAINEIEFSEVLKKINIAGEFSRWIHLDVVDGKFAANTTWNNPGDLKAINSGLKADIEVHLMVENPEVVIKDWVSAGAKRIIISLEALEKSKLQFKIQNLFDKNCEIGLAINPETSVEKLIPFISINQPEIGVNQRLIKFVLVLGVSPGLAGQKLNENVLEKIKFLKNYYPGVIIEADGGIDLETAKLAKEAGVDIIVSASYIFGSPNPQKAYEDFLNI, from the coding sequence ATGTTAGTAATCCCGGCCATTAACGAAATTGAATTTAGCGAGGTTTTAAAAAAAATCAATATCGCCGGCGAATTCAGCCGGTGGATTCATCTTGACGTTGTTGACGGCAAATTCGCCGCCAATACCACTTGGAACAATCCCGGCGACTTAAAAGCTATAAATTCCGGGCTGAAAGCCGATATTGAAGTTCATTTAATGGTGGAAAATCCCGAAGTCGTAATTAAGGACTGGGTTTCAGCCGGCGCCAAACGAATAATTATTTCTCTGGAAGCATTGGAAAAATCAAAATTACAATTTAAAATTCAAAATTTATTTGATAAAAATTGTGAAATTGGTTTGGCGATTAATCCGGAAACGTCAGTTGAAAAACTAATTCCATTTATCAGCATTAATCAGCCCGAAATCGGCGTAAATCAGCGTCTTATAAAATTCGTGCTGGTTTTGGGGGTAAGTCCCGGTTTGGCGGGGCAAAAATTAAATGAAAATGTTTTGGAAAAAATTAAATTTTTGAAGAATTATTATCCGGGTGTTATTATAGAAGCAGACGGCGGAATTGATTTGGAAACCGCCAAATTAGCCAAAGAAGCCGGAGTGGATATTATTGTTTCGGCATCGTATATTTTCGGTAGTCCGAATCCGCAAAAAGCGTATGAAGATTTTTTAAACATCTAA
- a CDS encoding glyceraldehyde 3-phosphate dehydrogenase NAD-binding domain-containing protein produces MMAKIAINGFGRIGRLFFRQALNEPSLEIAAINDLGDLENLAYLLKHDSVYRTFPGEIETVVNGDEKYLIVDGKKILVLQEKDPLNLPWGKLGIDVVVEATGIFESFEKAKVHLGAGAKRVVITAPAKDAEGTANGKTILVGLNDKDFKTTNLTSNGSCTTNAVAPVMAVLAKNPGISKAILNTTHAYTATQSLVDGPVKGKDFLRGRAGAQNLIPSTTGAALTVGRVIKELDGKFDGIAIRTPVVCGSLADITFLAKRKTSVEEINEILKKAAANPEMKGILEVSEEPLVSSDIIGKETGAIVDLSFTKVVDGDLVKVLVWYENEWGYCSILIKHVLRAAEAL; encoded by the coding sequence ATTATGGCGAAAATCGCAATTAATGGTTTTGGGAGAATTGGCCGCTTGTTTTTCAGGCAGGCCTTAAATGAGCCGTCTTTAGAAATTGCGGCCATTAATGATTTGGGCGATTTGGAAAATTTAGCTTACTTATTAAAACATGATTCCGTTTATCGGACTTTCCCTGGCGAAATAGAAACTGTCGTAAACGGGGATGAAAAATATCTTATAGTTGACGGCAAAAAAATTCTGGTTTTACAGGAAAAAGACCCGCTTAATTTGCCCTGGGGGAAGTTGGGTATTGATGTCGTTGTTGAGGCCACCGGCATTTTTGAATCTTTTGAAAAGGCGAAAGTTCATCTTGGAGCTGGCGCGAAAAGAGTGGTAATAACGGCGCCGGCCAAAGATGCCGAAGGAACAGCCAATGGCAAAACGATTTTAGTCGGTTTGAATGATAAAGATTTTAAAACTACTAATTTAACTTCCAACGGGTCTTGCACCACCAATGCTGTCGCGCCGGTAATGGCGGTTTTGGCGAAAAATCCAGGCATCAGCAAAGCAATTTTAAATACCACTCACGCCTACACCGCTACCCAGAGTTTGGTTGACGGGCCGGTTAAAGGCAAAGATTTTTTGCGGGGCCGAGCCGGAGCCCAGAATTTGATTCCTTCAACAACCGGAGCGGCTTTAACGGTTGGCCGGGTGATTAAAGAATTGGACGGCAAGTTTGACGGCATCGCCATAAGGACGCCGGTGGTTTGCGGGTCTCTGGCTGATATTACTTTTTTGGCAAAGCGGAAAACCTCGGTTGAAGAAATTAATGAAATTTTAAAAAAGGCCGCGGCTAACCCCGAAATGAAAGGAATTCTGGAAGTCAGCGAAGAGCCGTTGGTTTCTTCGGATATTATCGGAAAAGAAACCGGCGCGATTGTGGATTTGTCCTTCACTAAAGTAGTTGACGGAGATTTGGTAAAGGTTCTGGTTTGGTACGAAAATGAATGGGGCTATTGTTCTATTTTGATAAAACACGTTTTGAGAGCGGCGGAAGCATTATAA